Genomic window (Notolabrus celidotus isolate fNotCel1 chromosome 15, fNotCel1.pri, whole genome shotgun sequence):
GGAACCTCAGAGCCCAGCTTCAGGATCTACAAGGATCCCTGGAGTGCAGAGAGCGGCAGGCcgaggagctgaggagaagactgcatgaggagagggaggaggaagagcagagatGTAGCACGAGCAGTTTCCAGAACGAGGAACTCGAGGGCCAGATACTAGACGTTAAAATAGctcttaaaagcagagagagagagctagcCACTAGCTCAGAGAGAATCAAGCATTTAGAGGAGCAGTTGGAGAAGCTTAACGTTGAAAAGGAAAGCTCCAGACTCTCTGATAACGACAATGACTCCTGTGATCAAACTGAGAACCTCGAGGACTTCAAAACCCAGTGCAGCAACCTCAAGGAAATAAATGCCACACTGCTGCAGAGTGTTAAGAAGAGTGAGGGGAGCATAACAGAGCTTACTGAGAGCAGAGCAGCTCTGTTAGAGCAGCTTGCGTCTCTGAGAGCTTCTGAGAAACACTTAAAGGGAAGAGTTGAGGCTGCTAAAATGTGTGTTGAAGATCGGGAGAAGAAGCTCTTGGATGAAAACCTGCACTTAGAAGAGATTGTCCAGAAAGTGCTCTCTCAAAAAGACATATCTGATACTCAGTTAAGGAAGTCAGAGCAGGAGAATAAGGAGCTTCTTCAGCTACAGTCCTCACTGAAGATACAGGTAGCCACAACTCAACAGGAACTGGACTCAGTCACTGCCAAAGCTGCTCAGTTAGACAAGAACCTCATTGTGTCCCAAAGAAGCCAGGGAGAGCTACTTGAAAAACTCCAGGAAACCGAGGCCAAAGTGAGAGAACAGACTGTGAAATGTGAGATGCTGCAATCGAGagcagaggagctggagagCAGGTCAAGTGAGCTTCACTATGAgaaaggagctgcagagagcaatgaaaaaacacagaagcaCCACAATGAGCATCAGACATCTTCACCGGAAACCAAAGATGCCCCGTTCAGGCTGGTTATAGCTGAAGCTCAATTGGAGCTCAACCTGAGGGAAGTGCACCGGCTCCGGGAGGAGGTGGTGGAACTCAGGGCTCAGCTTTTAGCAGGAACCGAGGAGCGGCTCAAAGTTCAGGCAATGCAGGAAGTGACAGAGTCCTCCAGAGAGGACCTCCGTGTTTTATCAGAGCAGCTCAAAGTCCAGGTGGAGGAGGTAAATCGCAAGCACGTGGATGAGATTCTTCGATCCAGGGAGCGAGAGGAGGCTCTTGTTCGTGAGCGTGACGGTGAGGCTCGGGCTAGAGTAGGTCTGGCTGCAGAGGTGACGGCCTCCAGGGATGAGCTCAATAAACTGAAGATGCGTTATGAATCCATGTGTCTGGAGAACAGTGAATTAAGAGAGGCGCTTCACAGAGCTAACACAGAAACAGCTGAGctaggtgtgcatgtgtgcatgcttACTGCTGAGAATGAAGAGGCTCGTCTGCGCTGGGAGGGTTTGTCAGCGAGGcagcaggagctggaggaggacgCAGCTAAGGAGGCAGAGAGACTGAACACCTGCTCAGAGCAGCTGCGTCAGGAGAACCAGCAACTTCTCGATCAGCTCCACAATGAGAAGGGTTTGTTAGCAACCAAGCAGGAGCTGCAGCAAGAGCTGAGCAAGGCCCAGGAGGAAGCTGAGGCTGTGCAGACGACGAGACATGAGGAGATTCAGGGGCTCCGCTTCCAGCTCAGCAGCCAAGCCATGAGCCACGACAACAAGCTCCAGGTGAGCCACAAACACTTTACCTTAAGAAATATATAGTACCTTGCATTTAACTGGCCCAAATACTTTTTTATAATTCTGTACAGTCAGAGTGAAAATGAAAGGAACATTATGTGGCCTCCAAATGTCCAAATAATCAGTTTTTGGTGCTACGTTTGGAAAAATTTGTGCTGTTACGACTTCGCCGAAGTGTGATTGCTGAAAGGTTAAATGCAGGGACCAAGTCACTACAGTGCAGCTAAGTTCcctgggtcacatgactcctaGCACCCTGTATACATACGTGCATAAAcacatcctttctttttttttaagttatattttggggggttttcgcctttattgacaggacagctgaagagagacaggaaatttggggaatagagagtgagggaagacatgcagcagagggtcgaccggccgggagtcgaactggtgacctctgcgatgaggactatagcctctaaacgtggggcacttagaccgctaggccacagGCGCCCCTACATCCTTTTTTAGGCAATGATAGCAAATCTACTGCATTATCTGTGTGtcattcattgatttatttgtgcATGTGTTCTCATGTAGACTGTGAGCCAAGAGCTACAGGAAGTGAAAACACAGCTGACAACTGAGCAGGAGAAAGCGGTCAACCTGGacagcaaacacaaaaagcTTGAGGTATGGCTCAAGGATGAAATGTCTTTTCTAAAACTAGGGAAGATAAGATTATCACTAAGAGACAACTCAGAAAAGTTTTACAATAAGTGGCAATTTTTTGGATCCTTCTTCAACACTCGCCCTGTTAATGACCCCCCCATCCccccatgtctgtctgtttgtctcctttttatctttttatttgtttatttgtttacatttcatttgaTTATTAAGTCATTTAAtcattatgtattattatatatttaaagagttcattttcaaaaaacggATATCtccgttttatacattttcaaaaaatatatttccttttaatgtacatttttaataaatttacatttttaagatacagctaattagtaatgtcattttgacttagtgaaagccacccaacttcgaTGAATTTATAATACTTAAAGCTACtaatagaaaaaatgttttttgaaacatttttaaaaaatttaaaagtgagatatctgtttttgcaaattaactcttcattattattattattattattattattattattttttttatttatgtatttatttattttttattttagggaGGTCAAATCATGTTCCTCTCTATGCTCTACTGAATAATGTGAAAAAGGAAATTATGGCCTTTTTAAATATAGCTTGAGATGCACAGTATTTTGTTAATATTGTCACTTATTATacatttctttgctttttttctgtggtTCACAATTTTGATCCATCACTCTACATTTGCCATATTTACATTGCTATACTTCTTATTAAAATATTacgcaaattaaaaaaagcttgaGGTGAGAGGATGCGCCTGGATCCATGTGTCATACATCCGAATGTTCTCTTACCACTGAAGGATGTTTGAAATCCTATTTTAAGGGTTTCCTACAGTAACACTACATGTAAGGATTTAATGGAAGGATATGGTGCTGTCaacctgtggaaaaaaaaacctgcaaacatGATGCTTCAAAAAAAGAGTGTGTGCTTTATATGcatatgtgtgtctctgtttgatAAATGAAAGCACAAACTTCAGTTGCATTGTGCTCCTCAGCAATTGAAGTAATCATAACATTATGGTCGCAGGCGTAATTcacaaagaagcagaaataatgtGTCGCTGTGCTGTACTGATTGCAGGCTGAGAATCAGAGATATTGCCAACAGATTGAGGAGAAAAACATCCAGATGGCCGAGTCTGAAAATCTCATCCAGCAGAAAGACGACGAGATAATCCATCTGAAAGGGAATTTATCAAGGTGAGATACTttattcataaacacacattctGGACTAAATTAGAGCTCTGTGAAAAAAGCTTTTTCAGCTTGTTTGTTTGGATTCAAGTGTggattttgttgctgtagtttGTCTTTCCAGGGATATTTTTCTATGTTGCTCCAAATTCCAACCTTATACTACATTCACATTATCAAAGTCATCAAAACAAGAGACACTTTTTGAACATGTTTGTAAatcaatgtgtgtttatgtttgcagGTCTGAGGAGAGTCTCACAGCAGCTCAGAAAGCCTGTCAGGAGATGTGTGAAAATCTACGGAGAGTCACACAGGACAAACAGAGTGTTGATCTGAAGACAGCTGCTGAACTTGACGATCTTTACCGCACCAAAATCAATCTGGAAGAGAGGCTTGTAGAACTCATCAGGTGCTTACACTTAAGTTTTAAACTGTTTCATACACGCATTCCTTTAATTTTCCTGCTCTGACTTTCCGTTTGTAAATTCAATCAGAGTGAAATATGAAGAAAGCAGGGTCGAGATGTTATCCTTCGATTTGTTGCAATATATCTTCGgtttatctttttaaatgtctgcttAAAAGACCACCTGACTACATAATCTGCTCAAAACTaatttcatcacatttctgAATATGCCTGATGGCGCTCTCTGCAGGGAGAAAGACGCACTGTGGCAGAGGACTGACGCCCTGGAGTTCGAGCAGAAATTACGGgatgaggagacagagagggacgtCAACTACTGTATGGGCTGCCACAGTCAGTTCAGCTGGTGGCTTCGCAAGCACAGCTGCAGGTCAGATGGTCATGTGTCATAACAAACGTACACACGCACATCATGTCAGTGCTTTTTCTTTAAAACTAGTAGCTGAAACAcgaataaaaaaatcaatacacgCAGTAGTTATTTTTCTGGAAAAGGCTGTCACTCCCTTCAAACATTCTATCAATATCTCTAAAGTAAACACTAACATCAGTTTGAGCCTCACTGCCACCAAGGCAAcatttccctctgtgtgtgtttgagtagtGAGAGTCAAATGTCTGACCAACTGAGTCACTGTCGACCTGTGACTGTTTTCACTTCACATTTAGGCTGAAACCAAAAAGTGAACTCAAACATGTTCTACTAAACACTACTTATAGAAACTCAGTGTTATGTTGGGTTGCTGCTGATTATCTGGAAACAGCTTTGCCCTATTTATAAGACATCAAGATGAATTAAAGATAGGTGATCTGAGATTACActatagtgtatatatatatatagatagatacaAACATATGAAAACAATGGTCAAGTCTCAGGATAAAAATATTAGATTTTTAAATTCTTCATTAAAATTTGTATCATCTTTGTTGAATTTCGACAGATTTGGTTTTAGAATTCTTGttattatatatacagtatatatctattttgggggggggtattttccctttatttgataggacagctgaagagagacaagaaatgtggggagtagagagcatgggaagacatgcagcaaatggtcgaggctgttCGTCGAACCCACGATGGCTACAatgactatagcctctgtaaatggggTCAGCggcttaaaccactaggccaacggcaaACTTAGAATTCTTATTTATAGGTCTGCTGCTTCCTTCATACCTTCTTATCTTCATCAGAAACAAGAGAACAGGAACTAACACTTTGTCTCTTCTTACAGTCTGTTCCATAGGTCagtacaaatactttttcaGTTTGCTTCTTCCTTTATTTGAAACCAATTACAAAAAGAGCTGAAGCGGTCTCACTGGGTGATTTTAAAGTGAGGCAGACACATCAGACTGTAGGGGTTCTGCTTGATATAATTAtgattttaaatgagtgaaTCAATAATAAACTGGTAGTAATAAGTACCTACATCTTAGTGCATTCCTGGATAATTGGTCTTTATTACATCATTTTTAATAACAGCTATTAACATAATACAACATGATAGCTATTTACCATATTGCAACATCTCTATCCTTCAAGTTGGAGACTTGTGGACCCTCAGATCTGCTTTCAGGCCTCTCAAAACAGAAACTGTTGGATGTTGTAAGATCAAATCTGAAAACTCAATatgaattgtgttttttaatcgaTGTTACTTTTCAACTTTGAAGCAACTTTCTgcaaaaactcaacattttttaacaaagtATCTTGAATGCACTTTTACAAGCTGCATTGTGttgaatttttctttttctttcttcatctttctaaacTTGAAAACCAAAAGTAATTTCCAAGAATGGATTTTAAACATTCCCAACAACATAGGCTGACTTTATCTCATGTATGTATCGTCATTATCTGCATTCCTTCAGGACCACTCGTTACTCACCCTATCTGTCTCCATCACTTTGCCTCTATTTCCAGACTGTGTGGGCGTCCCTTCTGCTACTACTGCTGCAGCAACACAGTGAGCACCCAGCAGGGCGGCACCAGAGAGCGCTGCTGCAGTGACTGTTACAACCAGCACAGCGCAGTGGTtgagcgccacccacaggaggAATTAACCACCAGCACACCGGGGACGCCTTTCCGTCGTTTGCTGCAGGCTGGGAGAGCTGTGACCATGTCAGGTAACAAAACGAAGACTCCCTCACACTGAAGTCACACACTGAGGTGTTTGCACCCCTGCTTTGGACTGGGTTTTGTTTTAAACCGCATGCACGGTGCAGTAGGAGTGAAGTGTAAAATGCATGTGTTAACCTGTTACTGATGTTTATTTTGCAGGAGCAGATGAAGCTGAAAAGCAGGAGGATGGTGTGTTTGACATCATTACAGAGGAGGAAGTAAGCGGGGTCTACGGCAGTGAACTCTCTTTCACCACTGCATGCTCTCCTGGACACggacagcagggggcagcacagATGTAAGTATCTGACATGCATTCACTCCCAGGGGAGATGAGGCTGTGGCTCAGGGAGTCAGTGATTCAGATGACAAACCACAACATGAGACATGAATTTAAGCCACTGGAGCAGAGTTTCTACATATTGCTATTTTAGACTATACTGCCTTTAGAGAAATCTGTTCTGTCTGTTACAGATTTAGTTCTGATGACGATCAGTtgcaaaaactgaaacaaaaaaagagattcAGAGGCCTGATGTCAAAAGACAAGTTAGATAAACCCCCAAATTTAATGTTTTCAGTTCAGCTGTGTTCCATAAATCATTCATTGTTTTATATTAAAAGGACTAAGAGCTTCATGACACATAGGCATAGTTGTACACCAGCATCTCCAATGCTTCTGCATGATGTAGTTGTGTTCTCTCTTTAAATACAGTATTTGCATGTATCTCTTTAAAATCTACTTCAAGACAATATTGATGTTTTCTCTTTGATTAATTTAATGAGCATGGATGTAAACGTATGCTTTGACACTTGAACATGAATGAAAGTTGGAATGATTCTCTGCAAATCAACATAAACTGTGTATCATTGTAAGCGTGTCATTTTTTGCAGATCTAACAGTGCCAGTGCAGGAGATCTCACATCAGAAGAAGACTATAGTGGTGCAGTGCAGGACGCAGAGATCTGCCTTCTGATGTCTGGAGAACTCACGTGAGTTTCACACGCAGTGAGAGTTAAAGGGATGGTTTCTTTTTCTTGATGTAGGGATGTTTGAGGTACTTGTCAGTAGTGAGTGTGTTACCTAAAGGAGATGCAGGACAGTACctttttgttgagaaaccaaAAATAGAATGAACTGCTATGGACAGAGTCATAATTTAACTCATTTTGAGAAAGTTCAACCCAAACACTAATATCTGTGTACATACTTAAAATTTTCAGCACTTTACCTTGCCATCAAAAAGCCAAACACATACATTTTCCTCCATCTTCGGTGTCCTGATCAGCTGTTCGGATCTATGAAATACGACGAGTCAACTTGAATTTTGCCAAGAAccagaactatccctttaaactgTAAAAACCCTGAGGACAGCAGAGTGTACATGTGTATGTTCGACTTGAAGCTTTTAGAGGAAGTcctgtgtgtatttttctgCCAGGAACCCTCCTCCAAACCTCAACACGAGAAGTGAAACATGAAACTTGACCATCTTTGGGTCAGAGGTTACTCTAAAACATCACTTGTGTCGTAAGATCTTAGTGTTGCTTCTGCTCTAATTCGAGGTAGGGTTTTTGTGGAGAGAGTTTAGAGAACTGGTTTCAGCAGGGAACCACAGCGGAAGATCCATGTGAGCAAAGTGCTTTATTCAAGGCACAAAACTATTATCTACTGAGCACTTTGATTGGAGAAATTTATACATTACTCATTCAAGTTTAGGAGTTTCGTCCTTGACATGAAGATGCTCTTTTTACGTCAGAGGGACTTTTTGGGAAGAGCCATTAGAAAATGTACTGGAGCTGGAGGAACAACAGATATTGGAGCTGCAGTAAGATGtcccagagagagacagggaaaaaTAAACTACATGAGTTTTATTCTGTATACCCAACGCAGGTAGATAAAGATAAGGTTGAAAATCAGAGGATGATCCCTTTAGGGGAGGAATTGTAGCTGATAAGAAGCTCCAGCTAACTGTGTAAAGAAAATATCATATCAGTAGACCATTACTCTTCTGTTATTGACTCGTAAATGATTGCTCAATCCCCTCTAAACCCTCACAATATTGtgcactgtttttttaatctgatcCTGTTTTTATCTTCTGTGCTGCAGGCTCTCCATCCACTTCGCAGTAGATGACATCTCAGGGTTTGGGGACAGCTCCCGAGAGCTCTTCATCAAGTCCAGCTGCTACAGCACCATCCCCATCATCATGAGCAGTCCTGGTCCCACCGTCAGCTGGACGTTCACCTCTGAACCCAAGAGCATCTCCTTCAGCGTGGTCTACAGGGAGAGCACAGAGACCCCGCTGGAGCAGGCCAAGGTGAGACAGCAAACCTATCAATTATGAAAAAGAACCCGGACACTGGCCTTAGGGTATTTCACATAGGCAGGTATCTCAAGCTCCATATCCAAagactccttcttcttccttttttatatGAATACTCTTTTTTCTATACTTAATCATACTCAGTGAGATAGAAACTACAGATTTTAACTGACAAACAAACCACCTAAAGAGAATTGGCAAGAGATTTAAAATAACTTGGGTTCAATAAGCAggttcactcctcctcctcttattcTTCCACATCTCAAGCCTAAATATGCAGAAATATATTCCTCCGCCTTGGTTATAAATGTCAAACAAGGTTTCTGCCCTTTTCCCTCCACAGGTCTTGATCCCACTGACTCGCTGTAACTCCCACAAAGAGACGATCCAGGGAGAACTGAAAGTCCGAAACTCTGGAGAATACATCCTCATCTTTGACAACTCCTTCTCGAGGTCAGTCACTCCCTGACTTACATGTTattgtgtttgaaaaatattttgaacAATCAAATACGTGCATAGAAGGATCAAGATTCAGCGTTCCCATCTGTTTTTTCATCAGGTTCATCTCAAAGAAAGTGCTGTACCACCTGAGTCTAGACAAGCCTGTGGTGTACGATGGAACCGACCTCCTCTGAACACAACAGGAAGTTTGACACAAACAGTCCCGGGGGTTGAAGCTCATCAGAGTGATTTCGAGGTACCAGGTCAGAGTCAGCTGACAGCGAGCAGCCTCAGTGAAAGGTTGTGGCATTTTAAGATGTCTCTCTCAGCTGGCTGCTTGATCATGAGGTGTTACTTGGCAGATTAAAGCCCAACAGAGGCTGAAAACAATGACGGGAAAGTACGTTACACTACTTGAATGTGAGCAGACactacctttttttaaaagcttgatGTTGTCTTTAAAAGTGCACGTCAAGGGAACTTAACTTGACCCTTAGTGTAGATGTTTGTTGCACGTTTGAATGTGCagagggtttgtgtgtgtgtgtgtgtgtgtgtgtgtgtgtgtgtgtgtgtgtgtgtgtgcgtgtgcgtgtgcgtgcgtgcacaAACAGGTTTCTCCACACCTGCAGATTTGATTCTTGTAGGCGACTCTTCACTATGTCCTTGCAGGTGAAAAACTGTGTTTTGCTTTAGACTGAGGTgcaattgtttttcattttaagactTCTGTCTCTTAAATAAGATTATTTCTCGCTACATACAGAAGAACAAATTATGGTTACAATAATTATTTactgtatgtttcttttttgtgatATATGTATTTATCATAATTGATATTTTAGAGCATTGCTTATTAAGGAAGTTATTACAAACCAGActgaaa
Coding sequences:
- the LOC117827360 gene encoding FYVE and coiled-coil domain-containing protein 1-like, giving the protein MASSSVGDNQLQRIIRDLHDAVLELSKEHRECSEPVTDDSANLHKFFYKLEYLLQFDQKEKTTFLGQRKDYWDYFCDCLIKIKGANDGIRFVKSIPELKTSLGKGRAFIRYSLVHQRLADTLQQCLINQKVTSDWYYARSPFLKSHLTADIINHLYELNQIQFDVAARGYDLDADWPSFARRTLGSASPAFLWKPPSRCSSVNSLVSSYSHSQAHEFPPFSELNPNLLGELGELGEPSPCSIAENLRIDLDQSELRQQELLVRVQELGKEADELKGVVKDLQGQLLTAQKSSGQSASTVQTNQETNHVEKANEVQSCRESIKSEFQDRLTAAENKNMELLSKLDEALKEKGQQTASYRDSAWKIQELLDKLKTAEEERLEAKREAEDRARHSERLSQELKLREEELRESEEKLAEVKAGANDEREKALKRLEDLQSAVGRIQGALTLKEKETGNLRAQLQDLQGSLECRERQAEELRRRLHEEREEEEQRCSTSSFQNEELEGQILDVKIALKSRERELATSSERIKHLEEQLEKLNVEKESSRLSDNDNDSCDQTENLEDFKTQCSNLKEINATLLQSVKKSEGSITELTESRAALLEQLASLRASEKHLKGRVEAAKMCVEDREKKLLDENLHLEEIVQKVLSQKDISDTQLRKSEQENKELLQLQSSLKIQVATTQQELDSVTAKAAQLDKNLIVSQRSQGELLEKLQETEAKVREQTVKCEMLQSRAEELESRSSELHYEKGAAESNEKTQKHHNEHQTSSPETKDAPFRLVIAEAQLELNLREVHRLREEVVELRAQLLAGTEERLKVQAMQEVTESSREDLRVLSEQLKVQVEEVNRKHVDEILRSREREEALVRERDGEARARVGLAAEVTASRDELNKLKMRYESMCLENSELREALHRANTETAELGVHVCMLTAENEEARLRWEGLSARQQELEEDAAKEAERLNTCSEQLRQENQQLLDQLHNEKGLLATKQELQQELSKAQEEAEAVQTTRHEEIQGLRFQLSSQAMSHDNKLQTVSQELQEVKTQLTTEQEKAVNLDSKHKKLEAENQRYCQQIEEKNIQMAESENLIQQKDDEIIHLKGNLSRSEESLTAAQKACQEMCENLRRVTQDKQSVDLKTAAELDDLYRTKINLEERLVELIREKDALWQRTDALEFEQKLRDEETERDVNYCMGCHSQFSWWLRKHSCRLCGRPFCYYCCSNTVSTQQGGTRERCCSDCYNQHSAVVERHPQEELTTSTPGTPFRRLLQAGRAVTMSGADEAEKQEDGVFDIITEEEVSGVYGSELSFTTACSPGHGQQGAAQISNSASAGDLTSEEDYSGAVQDAEICLLMSGELTLSIHFAVDDISGFGDSSRELFIKSSCYSTIPIIMSSPGPTVSWTFTSEPKSISFSVVYRESTETPLEQAKVLIPLTRCNSHKETIQGELKVRNSGEYILIFDNSFSRFISKKVLYHLSLDKPVVYDGTDLL